DNA from Leucobacter aridicollis:
TCTGCGGTGTGGCCCGCGGTGATCCGCTGGTCGCGGAGCGTCGCCTTCGCGGCCTCCTCGATGAGCATCGCGAGCACCTCGGCGCTCATGTCGCCGCGCAGCGCACCGGAGGCAATACCGCCGCGCGTGAGCTCGGCGAGCTTCCGGCGGAGCGGTTCGAACGCCTGCGCGGTGGCGGCGTGGTATTGCTCGGTGGCGGCGATATTCACCGACGCACGCACGCTCACCGATGCGCGCCACAGCTCGGTGGCGAGGTGCGCCAGCGCGAGCCGCGGATCCTCTTCGGTCGCGTTCGCCGCCATCTCCGCGAACTCGCGGGCGCCGTCGGCGATCACCTCTCGGACGAGCGCGTCGCGATCCGGAAAGTGCCCGTAGACCGCTCGCCGGGTGAGCCCGGCCGCCTGCGCGATGGTGTCGAGCGAGGCGTTCGCGTGCTCCGCAATCGCCGCGCGGGCGGCGCGCAGGAGCAGCTCGCGATTCTTCGTCGCGTCCTTCCTGCGGCCGTCGAGCGGTGGCTCCGGTGTCGTCATCTCTACTTCCTCACATCAGTTTCGTTGATTCGAGCGCGTCCATGAGCTTCCGGTTGAACGGAATCATGGGCCGGCGGAGCACGAGTCCGAGCAGCAGGGCCGGGATCGCGAAGAGCAGCAGCATCCCCAGCGCGACCCAGAAGTCGCCGCCGTACACCCCCGCCACCGCGGCGCGTAGCGCCTGGATCGCGTACGTCGCCGGCAGGAACGGACTGATGTTCTGGAACCACTGCGGGAGCAGCTCGAGCGGGTACGCGCCCCCGGAGCCAGAGATCTGGATCACGAGCAGCAAGACCGCGAGCGCCTTGCCGGCGTTGCCGAACGCGACGACGAACGTGTACACGATGAGCGTGAAGACGAGCGAGATCACCCAGCCCGCAAGAATGAGCAGCAGCGGGTGGGCCGGTTCGATCTGCACGAAGAGCACGAGCCCGAGCGTCAGCAGCGTGCTCTGCGCGAGACCGACGAGCGCGAAGACGCCGTAGCGCCCCAGATACTTCTGGGTTGGCGTGAGCTCCGGCCGATCTGGGAGTGTCTCCTCGTTCACGTCGACGCGGATCGTGACGGTCATGAGCAGCGCGCCAACCCAGAGGGCGAGCACGCTGTAGAGCGGGGCCATGCCCGCGCCGAAGCCGACGATCGGGAACACCGCGGTACGCTCGACGCGCACGGGCTCGGCGAGCGACGTCGCGAGCACGGCTGGGCCGGCGCCGATGATCTCAGAGAGCTCGCTGAGGTCGCCGGTGTCGGCGGCCTTCGCGATCGCGCGCTGCAGTTCGCCGAACTTGTCGGCGGTGTCGTTCAGCGACGTCGCGAGTTTCGTTGTGGCCTCGCCTGACTCCGCGAGCACCGTGCGGACGGACCCCGCCGCGCCCGCGAGCGTGGACGACGATCCCGCGAGGCTGTCGCGGATGCCCGCGATGTCGCCGCTGATCGTGTCGAGCGTCGTCGCGAGGGTGTCGAGCTGCGGCTTCAGCCCGGTCGCATAGGCGTCTTGTGCGTCGGTCACGGCCTTCTTTGCCTCGGCCACCGCCGCGGCGATGGCGTCGTGCGATTCCTGCGCGGATCCTGAACCGTTCGCGATATCTGTTGCCGCCTGACGCATGCGGTCGCGCACGCCCTCCTGGCGGGCGATTGACTCGTCAAGATTCGTGAGCATGCGCGCGAACGCCGCCTGCCCAGACTCGGGCACGAGCGGTTCGACCTCGTCGACGAGCGACTGCTTGAGCGCCGTCGTCTGGTCCACCTGGACCTGCACCGAATCGGCGAGGGCGCCAAGCGCCGCGGCCTGGCTCCCGCCGACGGCACCCGCCTGCGCGAAGAGGTCGTCGATGCGCGCCCCGACCGCATCGTAGCTGCCGGCCGTGGCGCCGAGCGCGTCGACGAGCGCCTGGGTGGCGCCCTGCAGCGTTCCCTTCAGGTCGCCAACAGCGGCCGCGCCACTGCCGATTGCCGTCGACGTGTCGTCGAATGCGCCCCCTGCCGAGGCCACCAGCGACTCGGCGCTGTCGACGAGCGGAATGCTCGACTCGACGAGAGTGGAGAGCGTCTCCGCGGTGCGGGCGCCGCCCCGGAGCTGGCTCGCGATATTGCCGATGCGCGATTCGACCCGGGTGAGGGCGGCCTGCGTGTTGTCGTCGGTGAGGTAGTCGGACACGGAGGAGACCAGACTGAGCGCGACCTCGCTCAGCGTGACGGTGAAAGCCTCGCTGATCTGCGAGGACACCCCCTCGGCCCCCTGCTCGGTGATCTTCGGGGCGAGCGCGTTCTTCTTCTCGTTCGTGTAGAAGGTGATGCTTGTGCGGTCCGCGCCGTCGGCGTAGAACGTGAGCATGTCGGAGCTGAACGACGGCGGCAGTACGATCGCGGCGTAGTAGGCGCCCGACTTCGTGCCGTCGATCGCGTCGTCCTTCGTCGTGATGACCCAGTCGAGCCCGTCATTCGCGCGCAGCTCGGAGAGGACCTGCTCCCCCACATTGATCGGGATCGGCATGAGGTCACTCTGGAACCCGGCGTCCGTGCTCGCGACGGCGACCTTCAGGTTGCTCGTGTTCGCGAACGGGTCCCAGCTCGCGATCACGTTGAACCAGGTGAAGAGCGACGGGATGATCACGAGGCCAAAGAGCACGATCGACGCCATCACGTTGCGGGTGGCGTGGCGCAGGTCGCGGCGCACGAGGCTGAGTACGTTGTTCATGAGCGCGGCCCTCCCTCGTTCGTCTCGGTCGTATCGTTTGTCTGCTCGGATGCGTCGCCGAAGAGCTCGGCCATCACGTCGTCGATGTCGGCGGTGTCCGTCTGCGCCGCGGGCCGCTCGCGCGAGTGGCCCGCCCCGGCGACCTCGAGCCGGGTCGTCGGTGGCGGCGCAGTCGCGA
Protein-coding regions in this window:
- a CDS encoding TetR/AcrR family transcriptional regulator; the protein is MTTPEPPLDGRRKDATKNRELLLRAARAAIAEHANASLDTIAQAAGLTRRAVYGHFPDRDALVREVIADGAREFAEMAANATEEDPRLALAHLATELWRASVSVRASVNIAATEQYHAATAQAFEPLRRKLAELTRGGIASGALRGDMSAEVLAMLIEEAAKATLRDQRITAGHTAETAIKVVLSIAGLSWREQDQLLTAHPSVLEAGAR
- a CDS encoding YhgE/Pip domain-containing protein, whose product is MNNVLSLVRRDLRHATRNVMASIVLFGLVIIPSLFTWFNVIASWDPFANTSNLKVAVASTDAGFQSDLMPIPINVGEQVLSELRANDGLDWVITTKDDAIDGTKSGAYYAAIVLPPSFSSDMLTFYADGADRTSITFYTNEKKNALAPKITEQGAEGVSSQISEAFTVTLSEVALSLVSSVSDYLTDDNTQAALTRVESRIGNIASQLRGGARTAETLSTLVESSIPLVDSAESLVASAGGAFDDTSTAIGSGAAAVGDLKGTLQGATQALVDALGATAGSYDAVGARIDDLFAQAGAVGGSQAAALGALADSVQVQVDQTTALKQSLVDEVEPLVPESGQAAFARMLTNLDESIARQEGVRDRMRQAATDIANGSGSAQESHDAIAAAVAEAKKAVTDAQDAYATGLKPQLDTLATTLDTISGDIAGIRDSLAGSSSTLAGAAGSVRTVLAESGEATTKLATSLNDTADKFGELQRAIAKAADTGDLSELSEIIGAGPAVLATSLAEPVRVERTAVFPIVGFGAGMAPLYSVLALWVGALLMTVTIRVDVNEETLPDRPELTPTQKYLGRYGVFALVGLAQSTLLTLGLVLFVQIEPAHPLLLILAGWVISLVFTLIVYTFVVAFGNAGKALAVLLLVIQISGSGGAYPLELLPQWFQNISPFLPATYAIQALRAAVAGVYGGDFWVALGMLLLFAIPALLLGLVLRRPMIPFNRKLMDALESTKLM